One Alkalicoccus halolimnae DNA segment encodes these proteins:
- the atpD gene encoding F0F1 ATP synthase subunit beta — protein sequence MNKGRVTQVTGPVVDVQFERGHLPHIYNAITVSTKAKTQGEVDIELTLEVALHLGDDTVRTVAMSSTDGLVRGTEVLDTGSPISVPVGDATLGRVFNVLGENIDLDEPIAADVERNPIHREAPEYDQLQTTTEILETGIKVVDLLAPYVKGGKIGLFGGAGVGKTVLIQELINNIAQEHGGISVFAGVGERTREGNDLYFEMKDSGVITKTAMVFGQMNEPPGARMRVALTGLTMAEHFRDVKGADVLLFIDNIFRFTQAGMEVSALLGRMPSAVGYQPTLSTEMGQLQERITSTKKGSVTSIQAIYVPADDYTDPAPATTFAHLDATTNLERKLSEMGIYPAVDPLGSTSRALSPEIVGEEHYAVSREVQVTLQKYKELQDIIAILGMDELSEEDKLTVSRARRIQFFLSQNFHVAEQFTGQKGSYVPVKETIKGFREILDGKHDDVPEDAFRLVGQIEAVTEKAKQMS from the coding sequence ATGAACAAAGGACGCGTCACACAGGTAACAGGTCCGGTCGTAGACGTTCAATTTGAACGCGGCCACCTGCCGCATATTTATAACGCAATTACAGTTTCCACAAAAGCGAAGACGCAGGGGGAAGTGGACATTGAGCTTACGCTTGAAGTAGCCCTTCACCTTGGCGACGACACGGTCCGCACAGTCGCAATGTCCTCAACGGACGGACTTGTACGCGGAACGGAAGTACTCGATACAGGGAGCCCAATTTCTGTACCGGTCGGCGACGCCACACTCGGCCGCGTCTTCAACGTACTCGGGGAGAACATTGACCTTGACGAGCCGATCGCAGCGGACGTTGAGCGTAACCCGATTCACCGCGAAGCACCGGAATACGATCAGCTGCAGACGACAACAGAGATCCTCGAAACAGGTATCAAAGTTGTTGACCTGCTTGCCCCTTACGTAAAAGGTGGTAAAATCGGCCTCTTCGGCGGTGCCGGAGTAGGGAAAACGGTTCTGATCCAGGAACTGATCAACAACATCGCTCAGGAGCACGGCGGTATTTCCGTATTCGCCGGTGTTGGCGAGCGTACACGTGAAGGAAACGACCTTTACTTTGAAATGAAGGACTCCGGCGTTATCACAAAAACGGCCATGGTTTTCGGCCAGATGAACGAGCCGCCTGGAGCGCGTATGCGTGTAGCACTTACCGGTCTTACGATGGCAGAGCACTTCCGTGACGTTAAAGGTGCAGACGTACTGCTCTTTATCGACAATATCTTCCGTTTTACTCAGGCAGGTATGGAAGTATCCGCCCTTCTCGGACGTATGCCGTCCGCGGTAGGTTATCAGCCGACTCTTTCCACAGAGATGGGTCAGCTGCAGGAGCGTATCACGTCTACGAAGAAAGGTTCCGTTACTTCCATTCAGGCGATCTATGTACCAGCCGATGACTACACAGACCCGGCTCCGGCAACAACGTTCGCCCACCTGGATGCAACAACGAACCTCGAACGTAAACTTTCTGAAATGGGTATCTACCCTGCGGTGGATCCGCTTGGTTCCACGTCCCGCGCGCTTTCCCCGGAAATTGTCGGCGAGGAGCACTACGCTGTATCACGGGAAGTTCAGGTTACGCTGCAGAAGTATAAAGAACTTCAGGACATCATCGCGATCCTTGGTATGGACGAGCTTTCAGAAGAAGACAAGCTTACCGTAAGCCGTGCGCGGCGTATCCAGTTCTTCCTGTCCCAGAACTTCCACGTAGCGGAGCAGTTCACAGGACAGAAAGGTTCTTACGTTCCAGTTAAAGAAACGATCAAAGGCTTCCGCGAAATTCTTGACGGTAAGCACGACGATGTACCGGAAGACGCGTTCCGTCTTGTCGGCCAGATCGAAGCCGTTACAGAAAAAGCGAAGCAGATGTCATAA
- the atpG gene encoding ATP synthase F1 subunit gamma, whose amino-acid sequence MASLKEIKTRIGSTKKTKQITKAMEMVSAAKLNRAQGKTEAFQPYIRKIREVVESIAQGTGDISHPMMEEREEIRKTGYIVITSDRGLCGAYNSGLLRETYKLIQERHSSQDEYGIVVIGKIGRDFFKKRDMPIIQEIVGINDQPDYNDIKNIAQTTVQMYADEVFDKVYIHFNHFLSAISQEVTEAKLLPLTGLAEEAEKKQEEVKQEAKPRLDYLYEPDPDTILEKLLPHYAETLIYGSLLDAKASEFGARMSAMRSATDNADNRIGELTLSYNRARQAAITQEINEIVGGAAAQS is encoded by the coding sequence TTGGCATCTCTTAAAGAGATTAAAACGCGAATTGGTTCCACGAAGAAAACAAAACAGATTACAAAAGCGATGGAAATGGTTTCTGCTGCAAAGCTCAACCGCGCTCAGGGTAAAACCGAAGCATTCCAGCCGTATATCCGTAAAATCCGTGAAGTTGTAGAAAGCATTGCCCAGGGAACAGGGGACATCAGTCACCCGATGATGGAAGAGCGCGAAGAGATCAGGAAGACGGGCTATATCGTCATCACCTCGGACCGCGGACTCTGCGGCGCTTACAACAGCGGACTGCTCCGTGAAACGTACAAGCTGATCCAGGAACGCCACAGTTCCCAGGATGAGTACGGTATCGTTGTCATCGGTAAAATCGGACGCGATTTCTTTAAGAAGCGCGACATGCCGATTATTCAGGAAATCGTCGGCATTAACGACCAGCCGGATTACAACGATATTAAAAATATCGCTCAGACGACTGTACAGATGTATGCGGATGAAGTTTTTGACAAAGTGTACATCCACTTCAACCACTTTCTCAGTGCAATCAGCCAGGAAGTGACAGAAGCCAAGCTTCTGCCGCTGACAGGCCTTGCCGAGGAAGCAGAAAAGAAGCAGGAAGAAGTCAAGCAGGAAGCGAAGCCGCGGCTCGATTATCTATACGAGCCCGATCCGGATACGATTCTTGAAAAGCTCCTTCCGCACTATGCAGAAACCTTGATTTACGGGTCGCTGCTCGATGCGAAAGCGAGTGAATTCGGAGCAAGAATGTCTGCCATGCGTTCCGCAACGGACAATGCAGACAATCGAATCGGCGAACTTACACTCAGTTATAACCGTGCCCGCCAGGCAGCTATCACTCAGGAAATCAACGAGATCGTCGGCGGAGCCGCAGCACAAAGCTAG
- the atpA gene encoding F0F1 ATP synthase subunit alpha gives MSIRADEISSLLKQQIEGYETEMEVNDVGTVIRVGDGIAVAHGLENVMAGELLEFSNGVMGMAQNLEENNVGIIILGPYVEIREGDEVKRTGRIMEVPVGDELLGRVVNPLGQPLDGKGAVGTTKTRPIEGGAPGVMDRKSVHEPVQTGVKAIDSLIPIGRGQRELIIGDRQTGKTAIAMDTIINQKEEDMICIYVAIGQKESTVAGVVETLRQHGALDYTIVVTASASQPAPLLYLAPYAGVSMGEEFMYNGKHVLVIYDDLTKQAAAYRELSLLLRRPPGREAFPGDVFYLHSRLLERAAKLNDDLGAGSLTALPFIETQAGDIGAYIPTNVISITDGQIFLQSDLFFSGVRPAIDAGLSVSRVGGSAQIKAMKKVAGTLRLDLASYRELEAFTQFGSDLDASTKAKLDRGARTVEVLKQGLHQPLAVEKQVFILFALTKGHLDDIEVEDVKRFEAELYTFLEHNSKDLLSQIKDSGKLADESAMNGAIEEFKKSFQAS, from the coding sequence ATGAGCATCAGAGCCGATGAAATCAGCTCGCTGTTAAAGCAGCAAATCGAAGGCTATGAAACAGAAATGGAAGTAAATGATGTCGGTACCGTCATCCGTGTAGGGGACGGAATCGCAGTAGCACACGGCCTGGAAAACGTCATGGCCGGAGAGCTGCTTGAATTCTCTAACGGCGTCATGGGAATGGCGCAGAATCTGGAAGAAAACAACGTAGGTATTATTATCCTCGGACCATATGTGGAAATTCGTGAAGGTGACGAAGTAAAGCGTACGGGACGAATCATGGAAGTACCAGTCGGAGATGAACTTCTCGGACGCGTCGTCAACCCGCTCGGCCAGCCGCTTGACGGCAAAGGCGCCGTAGGCACAACAAAAACCCGCCCAATTGAAGGCGGAGCTCCAGGCGTTATGGATCGTAAATCGGTTCATGAGCCGGTTCAGACAGGCGTAAAAGCAATCGACTCACTTATTCCGATCGGCCGCGGCCAGCGTGAGCTTATCATCGGGGACCGCCAGACGGGTAAAACAGCGATTGCAATGGATACGATCATTAATCAGAAAGAAGAAGACATGATCTGTATTTACGTGGCGATCGGACAGAAAGAGTCCACGGTAGCAGGTGTTGTGGAAACACTCCGCCAGCACGGTGCGCTTGATTATACGATCGTCGTTACAGCAAGTGCTTCCCAGCCGGCACCGCTCCTTTACCTTGCACCATATGCCGGTGTATCCATGGGGGAAGAATTCATGTACAACGGCAAGCACGTTCTCGTCATCTATGATGACCTGACGAAGCAGGCAGCTGCCTACCGTGAGCTCTCCCTTCTTCTCCGTCGTCCTCCAGGTCGTGAAGCATTCCCTGGTGACGTATTCTACCTTCACTCCCGCCTTCTTGAGCGTGCAGCGAAGCTGAATGACGATTTAGGAGCAGGATCACTGACTGCCCTGCCGTTTATCGAAACGCAGGCAGGCGACATCGGGGCCTACATCCCGACGAACGTTATTTCCATCACAGACGGACAGATCTTCCTGCAGTCGGATCTCTTCTTCTCCGGCGTCCGTCCGGCCATTGATGCGGGTCTTTCCGTATCCCGGGTCGGCGGTTCCGCACAGATCAAAGCGATGAAAAAAGTTGCAGGTACCCTCCGTCTCGACCTTGCGTCCTACCGCGAGCTGGAAGCCTTCACACAGTTCGGTTCCGACCTCGATGCTTCCACAAAAGCGAAGCTCGACCGCGGTGCAAGAACAGTGGAAGTGCTCAAGCAGGGCTTACACCAGCCGCTTGCAGTAGAGAAGCAGGTATTTATCCTCTTCGCACTGACGAAAGGTCATCTTGACGACATTGAAGTAGAAGACGTTAAACGTTTTGAAGCAGAACTATATACGTTCCTTGAGCATAACAGCAAAGATCTTCTTTCCCAGATCAAAGATTCCGGTAAACTTGCAGACGAATCAGCGATGAACGGGGCAATTGAAGAGTTCAAAAAGTCTTTTCAGGCTAGCTAA
- a CDS encoding F0F1 ATP synthase subunit delta, which produces MRKHPVGFRYAKALFQTAQEHGTLDQTLEDLETVLQVMENTNLLDEVFRHPRMTETRKKDIIRNAFLPKVSKPVVNLLQLLIDNKRETLFAVIADNFKSLTYEEKGTAEATVYSAKPLGEAEKEAVAAVFSRRAGKTKLLIDNIVDKDVIGGLRVRIGDTVYDGTVATQLERIHKRMTEGISR; this is translated from the coding sequence ATGAGAAAGCATCCAGTAGGCTTCCGCTATGCAAAGGCGCTGTTTCAGACGGCGCAGGAGCATGGAACGCTCGACCAGACGCTTGAAGATCTCGAAACGGTGTTACAGGTAATGGAGAACACGAACCTTCTTGACGAAGTGTTCCGGCACCCGCGGATGACGGAAACCCGGAAGAAGGATATTATCAGAAATGCGTTTTTACCAAAAGTAAGCAAGCCCGTAGTAAACCTGCTTCAGCTTCTTATCGATAACAAGCGCGAGACGTTGTTTGCGGTCATCGCAGATAACTTCAAATCGCTGACTTACGAAGAGAAGGGCACAGCCGAAGCGACTGTCTACTCCGCCAAACCGTTGGGAGAGGCCGAGAAGGAAGCGGTCGCAGCAGTATTTTCCAGAAGAGCAGGCAAAACGAAGCTTCTTATAGACAACATTGTTGATAAAGACGTCATCGGCGGGCTCAGAGTCCGTATTGGAGATACCGTGTATGATGGCACTGTCGCTACTCAGCTCGAACGAATTCATAAACGAATGACTGAAGGGATCAGCAGATAG
- the atpF gene encoding F0F1 ATP synthase subunit B, with protein MFDINEIEWLNALYQIAAFFVLLLLLKKYAFGPVMNMMEKREQHIAEQISSAEKNRDESEQYLKEQREAIQQARVEAKEIVENSKKMSEQQAAEIVKSARQESERLKENAKQEINTEKAQAISALREQVSTLSVLVAAKVIEKELDEHEQEKLIQETLKEVGGDL; from the coding sequence TTGTTTGATATTAATGAAATAGAATGGCTGAATGCGCTCTATCAGATAGCGGCATTCTTCGTTCTTTTACTACTTTTGAAGAAATACGCGTTCGGTCCGGTCATGAACATGATGGAAAAACGCGAGCAGCACATTGCTGAACAGATTTCATCAGCGGAAAAAAACCGCGACGAATCAGAACAGTACCTGAAAGAACAGCGTGAAGCGATTCAGCAGGCACGCGTAGAAGCGAAGGAAATCGTCGAAAACTCGAAGAAGATGAGTGAACAGCAGGCGGCAGAAATCGTGAAAAGTGCCCGGCAGGAGTCCGAGCGTCTGAAAGAAAATGCCAAGCAGGAAATCAACACGGAAAAAGCACAGGCAATCTCCGCGCTTCGTGAACAAGTTTCCACATTATCCGTTCTTGTAGCGGCGAAAGTGATCGAAAAAGAACTGGATGAACACGAGCAGGAAAAGCTTATCCAGGAGACGCTTAAAGAAGTGGGCGGAGACCTATGA
- the atpE gene encoding F0F1 ATP synthase subunit C: MDVGLIGIGIGLAAGLAAIGGGIGVALVIANTLQGVTRQPELRGPLQTIMFIGVPLVEALPIFAIVLSFLLLGNM, translated from the coding sequence ATGGATGTAGGTTTAATTGGTATTGGTATTGGTCTAGCAGCAGGATTGGCAGCAATCGGTGGAGGTATCGGGGTAGCCCTCGTAATCGCCAACACACTTCAGGGCGTTACTCGTCAGCCGGAACTTCGCGGTCCGCTTCAGACAATCATGTTCATTGGTGTACCACTTGTAGAGGCACTTCCGATTTTCGCAATCGTACTTTCCTTTTTACTACTGGGTAACATGTAA
- the atpB gene encoding F0F1 ATP synthase subunit A: MDTQFLKVDLFGIPWMTVNIPNLILITVAMAIVFFVCTFMARKIQMYPTGAQNALEYLVQFIKNVVSSTMDWEKGKSFFMLGITLILYVFVANMMGVPFELATGGEHYVWWNSPTSNPVLTLSLALFVIVLTHVYGIKMKGPKEYGKDYFRPVWFLAPFKLIEEFSNTLTLGMRLFANIYAKEVILVLLVGLGTSSLFWVFGAFLPLIVFQAFSLFIGTLQAFIFCMLTMVYMAHKVNEEH; this comes from the coding sequence TTGGATACTCAATTTTTAAAGGTCGATTTATTCGGTATTCCATGGATGACAGTTAACATTCCCAACCTTATCCTTATTACGGTTGCGATGGCTATCGTCTTCTTCGTCTGTACATTTATGGCAAGAAAGATCCAGATGTACCCGACCGGGGCGCAGAACGCGCTTGAGTACCTGGTGCAGTTTATCAAAAATGTCGTAAGCAGTACGATGGACTGGGAAAAAGGAAAGAGCTTTTTCATGCTCGGTATTACCCTGATTTTGTACGTTTTCGTAGCGAACATGATGGGAGTGCCGTTTGAGCTGGCAACGGGGGGAGAACACTATGTATGGTGGAACTCGCCGACGTCAAATCCTGTGTTAACTCTTTCTCTGGCCCTGTTTGTTATCGTGTTGACTCACGTCTATGGAATTAAGATGAAAGGGCCGAAAGAATACGGGAAAGATTATTTCCGTCCTGTATGGTTTCTGGCACCGTTTAAGCTCATCGAGGAGTTTTCCAACACGCTTACACTCGGTATGCGGCTTTTCGCCAACATTTACGCGAAGGAAGTTATTCTCGTCCTGTTGGTAGGCCTTGGTACATCAAGTTTATTCTGGGTGTTTGGAGCATTTTTGCCACTCATTGTATTTCAGGCGTTCAGTCTTTTCATCGGTACGCTGCAGGCTTTCATTTTCTGTATGCTGACGATGGTTTATATGGCACACAAAGTTAACGAAGAGCACTAA
- a CDS encoding ATP synthase subunit I yields MTSMSELARRYSIYTGIIIVLLLLLAVITSISTFFLGMAFGTAFSLLNFVSTYFQTKRIMEMQRTRKYRFSIGTLGRLLIVVAALFIAQAFPQYFDMTGVIAGLAVTYVILLIDPIFHIKHLQ; encoded by the coding sequence ATGACATCGATGAGTGAACTTGCCAGACGCTATTCTATTTACACCGGCATCATCATCGTGCTGCTTCTGCTCCTCGCCGTAATCACATCGATTTCCACGTTTTTCTTAGGAATGGCCTTTGGAACCGCTTTTAGTTTACTGAATTTTGTGAGTACATATTTTCAAACGAAGCGGATCATGGAAATGCAGAGAACCCGCAAATACCGGTTTTCCATCGGTACCCTTGGGAGGCTTCTCATCGTAGTCGCCGCTCTGTTCATTGCCCAGGCTTTTCCCCAGTATTTCGATATGACAGGTGTGATTGCAGGACTTGCAGTTACGTACGTCATCCTTCTTATTGATCCTATTTTCCACATTAAGCATTTGCAGTAG
- a CDS encoding AtpZ/AtpI family protein produces MSKKSQQPPYQPIMRAFALMTTISSYIIGAILLGVFGGRWLDQYFGTNGIFLLLVLLAGLGAAMYGIYSAVTKFTEGENDIDE; encoded by the coding sequence ATGTCAAAAAAGTCACAACAGCCTCCTTATCAACCAATTATGCGGGCTTTTGCGCTGATGACGACAATTTCTTCCTATATTATAGGAGCAATATTGTTAGGCGTATTCGGCGGCAGATGGCTGGATCAGTATTTCGGTACGAATGGAATATTCCTGCTTCTTGTTCTGCTTGCCGGTCTCGGCGCAGCAATGTATGGAATCTATTCCGCAGTAACGAAGTTTACGGAGGGCGAAAATGACATCGATGAGTGA
- the wecB gene encoding non-hydrolyzing UDP-N-acetylglucosamine 2-epimerase, whose protein sequence is MPERKKIMTIFGTRPEAIKMCPLVLEMEKHEEIESIVTVTGQHREMLDQVLEIFGVTPDEDLNIMQARQTLTDVTTRAMEGLDEAMKRLQPDMVLVHGDTTTTFVASLAAYYNQIAVGHVEAGLRTWDKYSPFPEEMNRQLTGVISDLHFAPTVKAAENLLNENKQEDGIFVTGNTAIDALKTTVTDEYESSVLEKLGNDRLLLVTAHRRENLGEPMRNMFRAIKRIVTEYEDVQVIYPVHLNPVVRELADEILGDDDRIQLIDPLGVRDFHNFASRAHIILTDSGGVQEEAPSLGVPVLVLRDTTERPEGIAAGTLKLSGTEEEDIYHDASTLLSDETAYKAMSKASNPYGDGEASKRIIEAIRYFYGLRTDRPKAFEV, encoded by the coding sequence ATGCCAGAGCGTAAAAAGATCATGACCATTTTCGGGACACGGCCGGAAGCGATAAAAATGTGCCCGCTCGTACTCGAAATGGAAAAACATGAAGAAATTGAATCGATAGTAACCGTAACCGGTCAGCACCGCGAAATGCTCGATCAGGTTCTGGAAATATTCGGGGTAACGCCCGATGAAGACTTAAACATCATGCAGGCACGCCAGACGCTCACCGACGTCACAACGAGAGCAATGGAAGGACTCGATGAAGCGATGAAACGCCTCCAGCCGGATATGGTGCTCGTACACGGAGACACGACGACGACCTTTGTCGCAAGCCTTGCTGCATACTACAACCAGATTGCCGTCGGACACGTCGAAGCGGGTCTCCGGACGTGGGATAAATACTCTCCGTTTCCAGAAGAAATGAATCGTCAGCTGACAGGGGTCATCAGTGACCTGCATTTTGCCCCGACAGTAAAAGCCGCAGAAAATCTCCTCAATGAAAATAAGCAGGAAGACGGAATATTTGTCACCGGCAACACGGCGATTGATGCCCTGAAAACAACCGTCACCGACGAATACGAGAGCAGCGTTCTCGAAAAGCTAGGTAACGACCGCCTTCTGCTCGTGACCGCCCACCGCCGCGAAAACCTTGGTGAACCGATGCGCAATATGTTCCGTGCAATCAAGCGGATCGTGACGGAATACGAAGACGTCCAGGTCATCTATCCGGTCCATTTAAACCCGGTCGTCCGGGAACTGGCCGATGAGATTCTCGGAGACGATGACCGCATCCAGCTGATTGACCCGCTCGGCGTCCGCGACTTTCATAACTTTGCGTCACGGGCGCATATCATTCTTACCGACTCCGGCGGTGTTCAGGAGGAAGCGCCTTCTCTCGGCGTGCCTGTGCTCGTGCTGCGTGACACGACGGAGCGTCCGGAAGGAATTGCTGCCGGTACGCTGAAGCTTTCCGGAACGGAAGAGGAAGATATTTATCATGATGCATCCACGCTCCTCAGCGATGAAACGGCCTACAAAGCTATGTCAAAAGCCTCCAACCCCTACGGTGACGGAGAAGCTTCCAAGCGCATCATCGAAGCCATCCGCTACTTTTACGGACTCCGCACCGACCGTCCGAAGGCATTTGAAGTATAA
- the upp gene encoding uracil phosphoribosyltransferase, with amino-acid sequence MAKVYVFDHPLIQHKLSYLRNKDTGTKEFRELTNEIAGLMAFEITRELQLQEVKVQTPVAEASCNTIAGKKLGIVPILRAGLGMVDGMLELIPAAKVGHVGLYRDPDTLTPVEYYVKLPSDTGERDFIVVDPMLATGGSAIEAINVMKKRGAVNIKLMCLVAAPEGVEAVQKAHPDVDIYLAALDEKLNEKGYIVPGLGDAGDRLFGTR; translated from the coding sequence ATGGCAAAAGTGTACGTATTCGATCATCCGTTAATTCAACATAAACTTTCTTATCTCCGCAACAAGGATACCGGGACGAAAGAGTTCCGCGAACTGACGAACGAAATAGCCGGTCTGATGGCTTTTGAAATTACCCGCGAACTGCAGCTGCAGGAAGTGAAAGTTCAGACCCCGGTCGCAGAAGCGTCCTGTAACACGATTGCAGGGAAGAAACTTGGAATTGTTCCGATTCTGCGTGCGGGACTCGGAATGGTCGACGGAATGCTCGAACTTATTCCGGCAGCGAAAGTTGGACATGTCGGACTTTACCGGGATCCGGACACACTCACACCGGTAGAATACTACGTTAAACTGCCAAGCGACACAGGCGAACGGGACTTTATCGTCGTCGATCCGATGCTTGCTACAGGGGGATCCGCCATAGAAGCGATCAACGTTATGAAAAAGCGCGGCGCGGTAAACATCAAGCTCATGTGTCTCGTTGCCGCACCTGAGGGTGTGGAAGCCGTACAGAAAGCTCATCCGGACGTCGACATTTATCTTGCCGCCCTGGATGAAAAACTGAATGAAAAAGGCTACATTGTGCCTGGTCTCGGCGATGCCGGCGACCGTCTCTTCGGCACAAGGTAA